In a genomic window of Mucilaginibacter sp. KACC 22063:
- a CDS encoding AIR synthase related protein, producing the protein MISSQRYDQRGVSASKDDVHNAIKNIDKGIFPKAFCKIIPDILGGNADWCNIMHADGAGTKSSLAYLYWKQTGDISVWRGIAQDAIIMNVDDLLCVGAVDNILLSSTIGRNKNLIPGEVIAAIINGTEEILAELRNAGIGIYSTGGETADVGDLVRTIIVDSTVTCRMQRSDVIDNANIKAGNVIVGLASYGKATYESEYNGGMGSNGLTSARHDVFGKQLATDYPESFDPAVPFDLVFSGSKSLTDKIDIGNGETVDAGKLVLSPTRTYAPVIKAILDKYRSQINGMVHCSGGAQTKVLHFIDNLHVIKDNLFDVPPLFKLIQQESGTSWQEMYKVFNMGHRMELYVPQEIAQDIIAISESFNISAQIVGRVESAATKQVTIRSEFGEFIYQ; encoded by the coding sequence ATGATTTCTTCGCAAAGGTATGACCAACGAGGCGTATCCGCATCAAAAGATGATGTACATAATGCCATCAAAAACATTGATAAAGGTATTTTTCCCAAAGCTTTTTGTAAGATCATCCCCGATATTTTAGGCGGCAATGCCGATTGGTGCAATATAATGCACGCTGATGGTGCCGGTACAAAATCTTCATTAGCGTACTTATATTGGAAGCAGACCGGTGACATTTCGGTATGGCGGGGAATTGCACAGGATGCCATTATTATGAATGTGGACGACCTGCTTTGCGTTGGCGCTGTAGATAATATACTATTATCATCAACTATAGGGCGGAACAAAAATTTGATTCCGGGTGAAGTTATTGCTGCGATAATCAACGGCACAGAAGAAATCTTAGCCGAACTGCGCAATGCAGGTATTGGGATATATTCTACAGGCGGCGAAACTGCCGATGTTGGCGACCTGGTACGCACTATTATCGTAGACTCGACTGTTACCTGCCGTATGCAGCGCAGCGATGTAATTGATAATGCAAACATCAAAGCGGGCAATGTTATTGTCGGGCTGGCTTCTTACGGAAAAGCCACTTACGAAAGTGAATACAACGGTGGCATGGGTTCCAACGGATTAACATCTGCCCGTCATGATGTATTTGGCAAGCAATTGGCAACCGATTATCCAGAAAGTTTTGACCCTGCCGTTCCTTTTGATCTGGTATTCTCAGGCAGTAAATCACTTACCGATAAAATTGATATCGGCAATGGTGAAACCGTAGATGCCGGTAAATTAGTACTATCTCCTACCCGCACCTATGCACCGGTAATTAAAGCCATACTTGATAAATACCGTTCACAAATTAATGGTATGGTACATTGCAGCGGCGGTGCGCAAACTAAAGTACTGCACTTTATTGATAACCTGCATGTAATTAAAGATAACCTGTTTGATGTCCCGCCATTGTTTAAACTGATACAACAAGAATCTGGTACCAGCTGGCAGGAAATGTACAAGGTATTTAATATGGGGCACCGTATGGAATTATACGTTCCGCAGGAGATTGCCCAGGATATCATTGCCATTTCCGAAAGCTTTAATATCTCTGCTCAAATAGTAGGTCGTGTAGAAAGCGCAGCTACCAAACAAGTGACTATCCGATCTGAGTTTGGCGAGTTTATTTACCAGTAA
- a CDS encoding chloride channel protein, with the protein MLKTILHYINVNRWRLIKISKNNFLIYCSVFVGLMGGLAAVALKYLVHFMEDLSRNIGAHVPFHFMYIFLPALGILLTILYQHLVNRDQIQKGIGTIIFNIKRNKANMKFNNVYSHLITSSLTVGFGGSSGLEAPIVSTGAAIGSVTGRFFKLTTHQKSLLIAAGASAGIAAVFNSPIAGVLFSLEILLGEISIPTFIPLLIASATGVVVAKILYSRQLFHLATEGWHLQALPFYLLLGLLSGWTAIYISNVAHKLEKGIFKKQNRYVRAVLGGLILGVIILIFPPLLGEGYHYLQEVLNGNINVLQEESLFSTWLQHPLIMAGFIAALVFMKVIAAGITLGSGGNGGTFAPTMFTGAFLGLFVAYAVNLTGWVHLNTSNFIAVGMAGALSGVLHAPLTAIFLIAEITGGYILFIPLMIVSAISYIIARLSNSHNMYWHDLIHEKNVRPDKDYEMLTAIEIRKVVNRKYTAVKRNRPIKELYKLMAETSTNIFAVLDDEKHLQGVVLLDELRKRIVDGTLSATATIEDLMIEPPAVIEYNQSAEDVMDLFDTLDVWQLPVVYHGRFVGFVSKSNMLTEYRKVLIGQHHQPDPFGH; encoded by the coding sequence ATGTTAAAAACCATTCTTCACTATATAAACGTTAACCGTTGGCGGTTAATAAAGATCAGTAAGAATAATTTTCTGATTTATTGCAGTGTTTTCGTTGGCCTTATGGGCGGCCTGGCAGCTGTAGCGCTTAAATATCTGGTCCATTTTATGGAAGATCTGAGCCGGAATATTGGTGCTCATGTACCATTTCACTTCATGTACATCTTCCTGCCTGCATTGGGTATTTTACTTACTATTTTATACCAGCACCTGGTTAACCGCGACCAGATACAGAAGGGTATAGGCACTATTATATTTAATATCAAACGCAACAAAGCGAATATGAAGTTTAATAATGTGTATTCGCATTTGATAACCAGTTCGCTTACTGTAGGCTTCGGTGGCTCATCTGGTTTGGAGGCGCCTATTGTTTCAACAGGTGCAGCTATTGGCTCTGTAACAGGCCGTTTTTTTAAACTGACCACCCACCAAAAATCTTTGCTTATTGCAGCAGGCGCTTCTGCCGGTATCGCTGCTGTTTTCAACAGCCCGATTGCAGGTGTGCTTTTCTCACTGGAAATTTTATTAGGAGAGATCAGTATCCCTACATTTATTCCACTTTTAATTGCTTCTGCAACGGGGGTGGTTGTGGCTAAGATCCTTTATTCAAGACAATTGTTTCACTTGGCTACCGAAGGCTGGCATTTGCAGGCTTTACCCTTTTATTTATTGTTAGGGCTTTTAAGCGGATGGACAGCGATATATATCAGTAACGTTGCACATAAGCTGGAAAAAGGAATTTTTAAGAAACAGAATCGTTATGTAAGGGCCGTACTTGGCGGCTTGATTTTAGGTGTGATCATTTTGATCTTCCCGCCATTGCTTGGTGAGGGATACCATTATCTCCAGGAAGTGTTGAATGGAAATATCAATGTACTACAGGAAGAATCTTTGTTTAGTACATGGTTGCAACACCCATTAATTATGGCAGGATTTATTGCTGCGCTGGTATTTATGAAGGTAATTGCAGCAGGCATTACGCTGGGCTCGGGTGGTAATGGCGGTACTTTTGCACCTACTATGTTCACCGGTGCATTTTTAGGGCTTTTTGTGGCTTATGCCGTAAACCTTACAGGTTGGGTACATCTTAATACCAGTAACTTTATTGCAGTAGGCATGGCAGGTGCATTAAGTGGTGTTTTACATGCGCCTTTAACAGCAATCTTCCTTATTGCCGAAATCACCGGCGGTTATATTCTTTTCATTCCGCTGATGATTGTTTCTGCAATATCTTACATCATTGCAAGGCTGTCAAACTCACACAATATGTATTGGCATGACCTGATACATGAGAAAAATGTGCGCCCGGATAAAGATTATGAAATGCTGACCGCCATAGAGATCAGGAAAGTTGTAAACCGGAAATATACTGCCGTAAAACGCAACAGGCCGATCAAAGAACTTTATAAGTTAATGGCTGAAACCAGCACAAACATTTTTGCCGTATTGGATGATGAAAAGCATTTGCAAGGCGTTGTACTGTTAGACGAACTACGTAAACGGATAGTAGATGGCACCTTATCTGCCACTGCTACAATAGAAGACCTGATGATTGAGCCGCCTGCCGTTATTGAATATAATCAGAGCGCTGAGGATGTAATGGACTTATTTGATACGCTGGATGTTTGGCAACTGCCCGTAGTATATCATGGAAGGTTTGTTGGCTTTGTATCGAAATCAAACATGTTGACCGAATACCGCAAGGTTTTAATAGGGCAGCATCACCAGCCGGATCCTTTTGGACATTGA
- a CDS encoding glutamine synthetase III family protein, with amino-acid sequence MSNFRFQALQAVLTRTIPEVKTPASKISDYFATNVFDKKKMREYLSKEAYQSIINSIENGEPIARDTAEQIASAMKAWSMSKGATHYTHWFQPLTGTTAEKHDAFFEPGPDGAIEKFSGDALAQQEPDASSFPNGGIRNTFEARGYTAWDPSSPAFIMGRTLCIPTVFVAYTGEALDYKVPLLKALNALDKAAVDVCHYFDKSIEKVNASLGIEQEYFLVDLALYNARPDMYLTGRTLFGHMSAKNQQLEDHYFGSIPDRVYAFMQDFETEALQLGIPLKTRHNEVAPSQFECAPIYEEINLAIDHNSLLMDLMDKVAKRHNFKVLLHEKPYAGVNGSGKHNNWSMITNTGKNLLSPGKTPKNNLMFLTFFVNTIKAVSEHADLLRASIASVNNDHRLGANEAPPAIISIFLGSQLSDVLDEIETSRISKKLKDEASLWQGIPKIPQILKDNTDRNRTSPFAFTGNKFELRAVGSSANSANPMTILNLIVADQLKKFKVDVDKLLRKGEKKDVALLTIIKRYIKESKAIRFEGNGYSAEWEKEAEGRGLSNIKTTPKALDVLVAEKTEKLFEDTGVFTRREAHARHDILLEEFYKKLQIEARVIGELVNSVIIPAAIEYQSKLVENVKGLKEIGLDKSSYAAQLDIITKLAEHINFIKTNADQMLEERKKANSIEGTREKAIAYDETVKPYFQSIRYHVDKLEQLVDDNLWPLPKFRELLFIK; translated from the coding sequence ATGTCAAATTTTCGCTTTCAAGCTTTACAGGCTGTGCTAACCCGTACAATACCAGAGGTCAAGACACCGGCAAGCAAAATTTCCGACTACTTCGCAACCAATGTTTTCGATAAAAAGAAAATGCGCGAATATTTGTCGAAAGAAGCTTATCAAAGCATAATAAATTCTATAGAAAACGGTGAACCAATTGCGCGTGATACTGCAGAACAGATTGCTTCTGCTATGAAGGCGTGGTCTATGAGCAAGGGAGCCACCCACTATACGCACTGGTTTCAACCATTAACAGGAACCACTGCCGAAAAACACGATGCCTTTTTTGAACCTGGACCCGATGGTGCCATCGAAAAATTCAGCGGCGATGCCTTGGCGCAGCAAGAGCCTGATGCATCAAGCTTTCCAAACGGCGGTATACGTAATACCTTCGAAGCACGTGGCTATACAGCCTGGGATCCATCATCCCCCGCATTTATTATGGGCCGTACACTTTGTATCCCTACCGTATTTGTAGCTTACACCGGCGAGGCTTTAGATTATAAAGTACCATTATTAAAAGCCTTAAACGCACTTGATAAAGCAGCAGTAGATGTTTGCCATTACTTTGACAAGAGCATTGAAAAAGTAAATGCTTCATTGGGTATAGAGCAGGAATACTTCCTGGTTGATTTGGCCTTATACAATGCCCGCCCGGATATGTACCTTACCGGACGCACACTTTTCGGCCACATGTCGGCTAAAAATCAGCAACTGGAAGATCATTATTTCGGATCTATCCCTGATCGTGTGTATGCCTTCATGCAAGACTTTGAAACCGAAGCATTACAATTAGGCATCCCGCTTAAAACCCGCCATAACGAAGTTGCACCGTCACAGTTTGAATGTGCTCCTATTTACGAGGAAATCAACCTGGCAATTGACCACAATTCGTTGTTAATGGACTTAATGGATAAGGTTGCCAAACGCCATAATTTTAAGGTATTACTGCATGAAAAACCTTATGCTGGTGTAAACGGCTCTGGCAAGCATAACAACTGGTCGATGATTACCAATACCGGTAAAAACCTATTGTCGCCAGGCAAAACGCCTAAAAACAACCTGATGTTCCTTACCTTTTTTGTGAACACCATAAAGGCAGTATCAGAACATGCAGACCTGTTAAGGGCATCTATAGCCTCGGTTAATAACGACCATCGCCTGGGGGCAAATGAGGCTCCCCCGGCTATTATCTCTATTTTCCTGGGAAGCCAGCTTAGTGATGTATTAGACGAGATCGAAACATCACGCATCAGCAAAAAACTTAAGGACGAAGCATCTTTATGGCAAGGTATCCCAAAAATTCCGCAAATCTTAAAAGACAATACCGACCGTAACCGCACCTCTCCTTTTGCATTTACAGGTAACAAGTTTGAATTACGTGCCGTAGGCTCATCTGCAAATTCAGCCAATCCGATGACCATCCTTAACCTGATCGTAGCAGATCAATTAAAGAAGTTTAAGGTTGATGTTGACAAACTGCTGCGCAAAGGCGAAAAGAAAGACGTTGCCCTGCTTACTATAATCAAACGCTATATCAAAGAATCGAAGGCAATCCGCTTTGAGGGTAACGGCTACAGTGCAGAGTGGGAAAAAGAGGCAGAGGGCCGTGGTTTATCAAACATTAAAACAACCCCTAAAGCACTTGATGTACTGGTTGCTGAGAAAACAGAAAAGCTTTTCGAAGATACCGGCGTTTTCACCCGCCGCGAGGCACATGCCCGCCATGATATTTTGTTAGAAGAATTCTACAAGAAACTGCAAATAGAAGCCCGTGTAATTGGCGAACTGGTCAACAGTGTAATTATCCCGGCTGCTATTGAGTATCAGAGCAAACTGGTTGAAAACGTGAAAGGCCTAAAAGAAATAGGCCTTGATAAATCAAGCTATGCTGCTCAGTTAGATATTATAACCAAACTGGCAGAGCACATCAATTTCATTAAAACCAATGCTGATCAAATGCTGGAAGAACGCAAAAAAGCTAATAGCATTGAAGGCACTCGCGAAAAAGCAATAGCTTATGATGAAACGGTAAAGCCATATTTCCAGAGCATACGTTACCATGTAGACAAACTGGAACAACTGGTTGACGATAACCTATGGCCTTTGCCAAAATTCAGAGAGTTATTATTTATTAAATAG
- a CDS encoding energy transducer TonB — protein MLISKFDLYKSEWLELVFENRNKNYGAYELRSHHAETTLKALGITVFSVVAAAVLATVISRSKTDTPVQMPIEHKTEINLTKIHQLKPPPESKPAMPHSVKPLKPTASAPSVVIPTHVTSEPVNTDPPTHAQIATSTIGSETSKGTGTAVNVEPVTTGTPGGTGTAPSDNTPLLIAEVSPEPVGGMAAWSKFLQKNLRYPDTEVQGRVFLTFVVERDGSLSNIKVVKGVSPEIDNEAVRVLKMAPKWNPGKQAGQPVRVQFNIPITFQLNN, from the coding sequence ATGCTTATTTCAAAATTTGATTTGTACAAGTCAGAGTGGCTCGAACTTGTATTTGAAAATCGTAACAAAAATTATGGCGCTTACGAATTAAGAAGCCATCATGCCGAAACCACGCTAAAGGCATTAGGTATTACTGTGTTTTCTGTGGTTGCCGCAGCGGTACTGGCAACTGTTATTTCAAGGTCAAAAACGGACACCCCTGTGCAAATGCCAATTGAGCATAAAACAGAAATTAATTTGACAAAGATTCATCAGCTAAAGCCTCCACCAGAATCAAAACCGGCTATGCCACATTCCGTAAAGCCTTTGAAGCCAACCGCAAGCGCACCCTCTGTGGTTATCCCTACGCATGTAACTTCTGAGCCTGTAAATACAGATCCACCAACACATGCGCAGATCGCAACTTCAACCATTGGCTCTGAAACCTCTAAAGGAACAGGAACTGCTGTAAACGTTGAACCCGTTACAACAGGCACTCCCGGCGGTACTGGTACAGCTCCAAGTGATAACACACCATTGCTTATTGCAGAAGTGTCACCAGAGCCTGTAGGGGGTATGGCTGCATGGTCTAAATTCTTACAGAAAAACCTGCGCTATCCGGACACTGAAGTACAGGGGCGTGTATTTTTGACTTTTGTTGTTGAGCGCGACGGTAGTCTTTCTAACATTAAGGTAGTAAAAGGCGTTAGTCCTGAAATAGATAATGAGGCAGTCCGCGTATTAAAAATGGCACCTAAATGGAACCCAGGGAAACAAGCTGGTCAACCAGTACGCGTACAATTTAATATACCAATCACCTTCCAGTTGAATAATTAA
- the dnaJ gene encoding molecular chaperone DnaJ, which yields MAKRDYYDVLGVAKGSSADEIKKAYRKMAIKYHPDKNPGDKQAEENFKEAAEAYEVLSNAEKRQRYDQFGHAANASSAAGGGYGGGGGMNMEDIFSQFGDIFGGGSPFEGFFGGGGRQSSGGGRRVARGSNLRIKVKLTLEEIANGAEKKIKVNKQVVCKTCDGTGAKDKSAFQTCQTCGGSGAVRRVTNTILGQMQTTSTCPTCNGEGSVITSKCNVCHGDGVVRGEETISINIPAGVSEGMQLSMSGKGNAAPRGGVPGDLIILIEEIPHETLKRDGNNVIYDLHISFVDAALGSSVEVPTIDGKAKIKIEPGTQGGKILRLKGKGVPEVNSYHRGDQLVHINIWTPKALNREERELLEKLQNSPNFKPNPGKNEKGFFERMKEYFE from the coding sequence ATGGCAAAAAGAGATTATTACGACGTACTTGGTGTTGCTAAAGGCTCCAGCGCGGATGAAATTAAAAAGGCATACCGCAAAATGGCCATTAAATACCACCCGGATAAAAACCCGGGTGATAAGCAGGCTGAAGAAAATTTTAAAGAAGCAGCTGAAGCTTATGAGGTATTAAGCAATGCTGAAAAGCGCCAGCGTTACGATCAGTTCGGCCATGCTGCAAATGCAAGTTCTGCGGCAGGTGGCGGCTATGGTGGTGGCGGTGGTATGAATATGGAAGACATATTCAGCCAGTTTGGCGATATATTTGGCGGCGGCAGTCCGTTCGAAGGATTTTTCGGCGGTGGCGGGCGTCAAAGCAGCGGTGGTGGCCGCAGGGTAGCACGTGGAAGCAACCTGCGTATCAAAGTAAAGCTTACGCTTGAAGAAATTGCCAACGGCGCAGAAAAGAAAATAAAAGTTAATAAACAGGTAGTTTGTAAAACCTGCGATGGTACGGGTGCGAAAGATAAGTCAGCATTTCAAACCTGCCAGACCTGCGGTGGCTCGGGAGCGGTTCGCCGTGTAACCAATACCATCCTGGGCCAGATGCAAACTACAAGCACATGCCCTACCTGTAATGGTGAAGGTTCTGTAATTACTTCTAAATGTAATGTTTGCCACGGCGATGGCGTTGTGCGTGGTGAAGAAACCATCAGCATTAACATCCCGGCAGGTGTGAGCGAAGGCATGCAACTAAGCATGAGCGGCAAAGGTAATGCTGCTCCGCGTGGTGGTGTACCGGGAGACCTGATCATCCTGATAGAAGAAATTCCGCATGAAACCTTAAAACGCGATGGTAACAATGTGATCTATGACCTGCATATCAGCTTTGTAGATGCGGCATTGGGTTCAAGCGTTGAAGTACCTACTATTGATGGCAAGGCCAAAATTAAAATAGAACCAGGTACTCAAGGCGGCAAGATCCTTCGCTTAAAAGGTAAAGGTGTGCCTGAAGTTAATTCATATCATCGCGGCGACCAATTGGTACATATTAATATATGGACACCAAAAGCGCTTAACCGCGAAGAACGCGAACTGTTAGAAAAACTACAGAATTCTCCGAACTTTAAACCTAACCCGGGTAAAAACGAAAAAGGTTTCTTTGAACGGATGAAGGAATATTTTGAGTAA
- a CDS encoding nucleotide exchange factor GrpE, whose amino-acid sequence MIFKKMLRKKKSKEASENINNVSTENKQQEEQNPLADELNVNAQGEEAVAQPEVEAQSEPALSAEERLKAELVSANDKYLRLYAEFDNFRRRTNKERAEERLSAGKDTIAALLPVLDDFERALKAMETATDVVPVKEGVALIQNKLKHILSSKGLKEMNSKGEVFDADIHEAITNIPAPTDDLKGKVVDELEKGYFLNDKVIRFAKVVVGA is encoded by the coding sequence ATGATTTTTAAGAAAATGCTGAGAAAGAAGAAATCTAAGGAAGCATCTGAAAATATAAATAACGTGAGTACAGAGAATAAACAACAAGAAGAACAAAATCCGCTTGCGGACGAACTGAATGTAAATGCACAAGGTGAAGAGGCGGTTGCACAACCAGAGGTTGAAGCACAATCTGAACCTGCTTTATCTGCAGAAGAGAGATTGAAAGCGGAACTGGTAAGTGCGAATGATAAATACCTGCGCCTGTATGCCGAGTTTGACAATTTCCGCCGCCGTACCAATAAAGAGCGTGCAGAAGAAAGGTTATCTGCCGGTAAAGATACTATTGCTGCTTTACTACCTGTACTTGATGATTTTGAGCGCGCACTTAAAGCGATGGAAACAGCTACAGACGTTGTTCCGGTTAAAGAAGGTGTAGCTCTGATCCAAAATAAACTGAAACATATTTTAAGCAGCAAAGGCTTAAAAGAAATGAATAGCAAAGGTGAGGTATTTGATGCGGATATACACGAAGCCATTACCAACATACCTGCACCTACAGACGACCTTAAAGGTAAAGTAGTTGATGAACTTGAGAAAGGTTATTTCCTTAATGACAAGGTAATCCGCTTTGCCAAAGTTGTTGTTGGAGCATAA
- a CDS encoding cell division ATP-binding protein FtsE: MIGNSIIKLQNVDIFQQKHLVLSNVNLHVDKGDFVWLIGQTGSGKSSLLKVIYGDLKISTGEGHAGGYDLKKLADKDIPYLRRKLGIVFQDFQLLTDRTVEQNLHFVMKATGWKDKKLIDERTKDVLEKVGLRSKIKKMPHELSGGEQQRVVIARALINDPEIILADEPTGNLDPDTSEEIVMLLKQISQSGTAVLIATHDYHIIRAFPSRIIKCENGQVIEDAQIV; the protein is encoded by the coding sequence ATGATTGGAAATTCGATAATAAAACTTCAAAACGTTGATATTTTTCAGCAGAAGCATCTTGTACTCTCAAACGTTAACCTGCATGTAGATAAAGGCGACTTTGTGTGGCTTATCGGTCAAACAGGTTCTGGTAAAAGTAGCTTGCTTAAAGTTATTTATGGCGACCTTAAAATCAGCACAGGCGAAGGCCATGCTGGAGGATACGATCTAAAGAAACTTGCTGATAAAGATATTCCCTACCTGCGCCGTAAGCTGGGCATCGTTTTTCAGGATTTTCAATTACTTACTGACCGTACCGTTGAGCAAAACCTGCACTTTGTAATGAAGGCTACCGGCTGGAAAGACAAAAAATTAATAGACGAACGTACTAAAGACGTTTTGGAAAAGGTGGGCTTACGCTCAAAGATCAAAAAAATGCCGCATGAACTGTCGGGTGGTGAACAGCAACGCGTGGTAATTGCACGTGCACTGATCAATGATCCTGAAATAATCCTGGCAGATGAGCCTACCGGCAACCTTGACCCGGATACTTCAGAGGAAATTGTAATGCTGCTGAAACAGATTAGCCAGTCGGGCACGGCGGTTTTAATCGCTACACACGACTATCATATTATCCGTGCTTTTCCTTCGCGCATTATTAAATGTGAGAACGGCCAGGTAATTGAAGACGCCCAGATCGTTTAA
- a CDS encoding fructose-6-phosphate aldolase, giving the protein MYIIKVKGVAKIPDYVQLRDDKFTLLAYFRLDRPEKSLDKVGLSDKADYIMNIVKDLPFGQILKLEL; this is encoded by the coding sequence ATGTATATTATTAAAGTAAAAGGCGTAGCCAAAATCCCCGACTATGTGCAACTGCGCGACGACAAGTTTACGCTGCTGGCATATTTCAGGTTAGACAGACCCGAAAAGTCGCTGGATAAAGTGGGGTTGAGCGACAAAGCCGATTACATAATGAATATCGTAAAAGATTTACCCTTTGGGCAGATATTAAAACTGGAACTGTAA
- a CDS encoding acyl-CoA reductase: MVITDKNYIINVIATLGKQLSAPDETLSAIINNERYHNAWFTPESVMSAVKATGQMLNEADITAWVNRYPVNNHQPKRIGLILAGNIPMVGFHDILCVLITGHIALIKLSSQDSRLIRHVLQMLIELAPELKERIVYTERLDNFDAVIATGSNNTSRYFDYYFGKVPNIIRKNRNSVSVLSGFETKEQLQQLGHDIFDYFGLGCRNVSHLLVPKDYNFIPFFEAIEEFNPIADHHKYHNNYDYNKAIFLVNRNEHLDNGFLLLKEDERLASPLAVVYYSFYDTYEDAVNKLNDQQDNIQCIVSKMELNTGNQVVEFGQSQYPKLWDYADGVDTMAFLTEL, translated from the coding sequence ATGGTTATAACTGACAAAAATTACATTATAAACGTCATTGCTACACTTGGTAAGCAGCTATCTGCACCAGATGAGACGCTATCGGCAATAATTAACAACGAGCGTTATCATAATGCATGGTTTACGCCGGAAAGCGTAATGAGTGCGGTAAAGGCCACCGGCCAAATGCTTAACGAAGCCGACATAACCGCATGGGTCAACCGCTACCCGGTCAATAATCACCAACCTAAGCGTATTGGATTAATACTGGCAGGCAATATACCAATGGTTGGGTTTCATGATATATTATGCGTGCTGATCACAGGACATATTGCGCTGATTAAACTTTCTTCGCAGGACTCGCGCCTGATACGCCACGTATTACAAATGCTGATAGAGCTTGCGCCAGAGCTTAAAGAACGAATCGTTTACACGGAACGCCTCGATAACTTTGATGCGGTCATCGCCACCGGCAGCAACAATACCTCGCGTTACTTTGATTATTATTTTGGTAAAGTGCCAAATATCATCCGCAAAAACCGTAACAGTGTAAGTGTATTAAGCGGCTTTGAAACCAAAGAGCAACTACAACAATTAGGGCACGATATATTCGACTATTTTGGATTAGGCTGCCGCAATGTATCTCATTTGTTAGTACCAAAAGATTACAATTTTATACCCTTTTTTGAAGCCATTGAAGAGTTTAATCCCATTGCCGATCATCATAAATATCATAATAACTATGATTATAATAAAGCCATTTTCCTGGTAAACCGCAACGAACATCTGGATAACGGCTTTTTATTATTAAAGGAAGATGAACGCCTCGCCTCGCCTCTTGCTGTTGTTTATTATAGTTTTTATGACACTTACGAAGACGCCGTTAACAAGCTGAACGACCAGCAGGATAATATACAATGCATTGTAAGCAAAATGGAACTCAATACTGGGAACCAAGTCGTAGAGTTTGGCCAAAGCCAGTACCCTAAACTTTGGGATTATGCTGATGGTGTTGATACGATGGCATTTTTGACGGAGCTATAA
- a CDS encoding 4Fe-4S dicluster domain-containing protein: MAIKITDECINCGACEPECPNNAIYDAGAAWRFSDGTGLKGVIDFGDGNTLNAEESQAALSDDIYYIVPDKCTECVGFHDEPQCAAVCPVDCCVDDEDVRETEEELLAKKDWLHMNE, encoded by the coding sequence ATGGCGATTAAAATCACCGACGAATGTATAAACTGCGGAGCGTGCGAGCCAGAATGCCCGAACAACGCTATTTATGACGCTGGTGCTGCATGGCGTTTCTCAGACGGTACCGGTTTAAAAGGTGTTATTGACTTTGGCGATGGCAATACCCTTAATGCTGAAGAATCACAGGCGGCACTATCTGACGATATTTATTATATAGTACCTGATAAATGTACTGAGTGTGTAGGTTTTCATGACGAACCGCAGTGTGCGGCCGTTTGCCCTGTTGACTGTTGTGTAGACGATGAAGACGTGCGTGAAACAGAAGAGGAATTGTTAGCTAAGAAAGACTGGCTTCACATGAACGAATAA